In Candidatus Defluviilinea proxima, a single genomic region encodes these proteins:
- a CDS encoding winged helix-turn-helix transcriptional regulator, which yields MKKVNSMSNLALDWAPIQLANKGKVIVDVFKCSLSATDGLPPYAQARIIDLIANRLVKARPRACLWVSVDAPGRWYLHEIMRLVKRKMPIAILPIGHAPKDHWDFNPHGYPSLAENAPIPQLASPFVASDFGYKPNVIRVLRILARLKTAHTSEIVSLAGFSKTHIRSLLKKLQVANLIEWKRIGKYDGWAIRNTGLSLAHRSWNIPKGVHFTKYRGEFRYAAERHRRKSRMWRAWLEAAYRNIEIWESWTEVPVKYGIPDALAWGTHYGRETLFWLEVDSGHSSTKTIEANYKRRLQLAYDHAQEWGIPIVFCIMGPPWVVERFGWNIPRVISPWVAIIGHDWRDFGNLPIYEFGQWMRNFEMSRFYKPSRSYNELPFDPKLYPPKPRRLKNQAPLKSKSSKPKFSTGSEDANNWYRGESEKEE from the coding sequence ATGAAGAAAGTTAACTCCATGTCTAACCTGGCGTTGGACTGGGCGCCGATTCAGCTTGCAAACAAGGGGAAGGTAATTGTCGATGTGTTCAAGTGCAGCCTGTCCGCAACGGACGGGCTGCCGCCTTATGCCCAGGCACGGATTATTGACCTGATTGCCAATCGCTTGGTCAAGGCACGACCCCGTGCCTGTCTGTGGGTTTCGGTGGATGCGCCGGGAAGATGGTATTTGCATGAGATTATGCGATTGGTGAAACGCAAGATGCCGATTGCGATCCTGCCGATAGGACATGCTCCCAAGGATCATTGGGATTTCAATCCACACGGATATCCGAGCCTTGCTGAAAATGCTCCAATTCCACAACTAGCGTCTCCATTTGTTGCAAGTGACTTTGGATACAAGCCGAATGTCATTCGTGTCTTGCGCATTCTAGCTCGTCTCAAAACTGCTCACACATCTGAGATTGTGTCGCTGGCTGGTTTTAGCAAAACACATATCCGGTCGCTTCTGAAAAAACTTCAGGTGGCGAATCTCATCGAGTGGAAGCGAATAGGGAAGTATGATGGGTGGGCGATTAGAAACACGGGATTAAGTCTGGCGCATCGTTCTTGGAATATTCCCAAAGGCGTTCACTTTACAAAATACCGAGGCGAATTCCGATATGCTGCTGAGCGCCATCGACGCAAGTCGCGGATGTGGAGGGCATGGTTGGAAGCTGCCTATCGTAACATTGAAATATGGGAGAGTTGGACTGAGGTGCCAGTCAAATATGGCATTCCGGATGCGCTGGCGTGGGGTACACACTATGGACGAGAAACCTTATTTTGGTTGGAAGTGGATAGCGGACATAGTTCAACCAAAACGATTGAGGCAAACTATAAGCGGCGCTTGCAACTGGCGTATGACCATGCGCAAGAATGGGGGATACCTATTGTCTTCTGCATCATGGGTCCACCCTGGGTAGTGGAGCGTTTCGGTTGGAACATTCCGAGAGTGATTAGTCCCTGGGTTGCGATTATCGGACACGACTGGCGGGATTTTGGGAATTTGCCGATCTATGAATTTGGACAATGGATGCGGAATTTTGAGATGAGTCGTTTTTATAAGCCATCCCGTTCTTACAATGAATTACCCTTTGATCCGAAACTATATCCTCCAAAACCAAGGCGATTAAAAAATCAAGCACCACTGAAATCCAAATCTTCAAAGCCAAAATTCTCAACGGGTTCTGAAGATGCCAACAACTGGTATCGGGGGGAGTCTGAGAAGGAGGAGTGA
- the hsdR gene encoding type I restriction-modification system endonuclease: MKSQNQSSANFSHLQAYDEQLVLLGALAEKYFADDPNTSLIKIRQFGELLAKHVATQMGLYDTEKDESQYELLRRLRDEGALTYETYQLFGEIRRMGNVANHANQGDQAIALNILKMGWQLGVWFQRTFVKADFKAADFVEPSAISETDALLVEREKLAEQVEKATAKVEALLQKQQAEAEKKRSTTFEKYRRAATTASQFVRLDEAQTRQIIDAQLRAAGWEADTVNLRYNNGTQPERGRNLAIAEYPTASGPADYVLFIGLMPVAVVEAKRKNVDVSAALVQAKRYSRDIFLMDDMQAPGDGWGEYKIPFAFSSNGRPYLKQLETHSGIWFVDLRRSTNLSHALDGWYTPEGLKELLKRDEVAAHQQLETESFDYGFTLRYYQKDAIRAAENGIAEGRREMLLAMATGTGKTKTCIALIYRLLKVQRFKRILFLVDREALGEQAANAFKDTRMDSIQSFADIFGIKELDETTPDSDTAVQIATVQGMVKRVLYPSENVTPPAVDQYDCIVVDECHRGYLLDRELSDTELSFRSYEDYISKYRRVIEYFDAVKVGLTATPALHTTQIFGAPIYTYTYREAVIDGFLIDHEPPIQIKTKLLNDGITWQAGEEVKVFDPRTQQIDLHMLPDEVHLDVDSFNRRVITRPFNEVVCKYLAQEIDPFSKQKTLIFCVNDKHADMVVDLLKQAFQAQYGSVDDDAIVKITGTADKPLELIRRYKNERNPTISVTVDLLTTGVDVPEICNIVFLRRVNSRILFEQMLGRATRLCPEVEKETFRVFDAVRLYEALEGVTAMKPVVVDPQLTFSQLMAEMTSVNDEAVKKLLREQFLAKFQRKKRRLSEDNARDFESVAGLSPEAFGQKLSQMSLNEVAGWFTENTQLGEILDRINPDQRPMLISEHPDAFVGAERGYGAAEKPEDYLKSFGEFIKTHRDEIPALLTVLTRPRELTRKQLRELAMELDRAGFSEANITTAWREMTNQDVAAHIVGFIRHLATGDPLVPYEQRVDWALSQILVARQWRQPQRDWLMKIAAQTKANVIVDRDALDDPDLIFSREGGGFTRLDKMFDGQLANTLETFNDLLWKKDTTQ, translated from the coding sequence ATGAAAAGTCAAAATCAATCCTCCGCAAACTTCTCTCACTTACAGGCTTATGATGAACAGCTTGTACTTTTGGGTGCGCTTGCGGAGAAATATTTTGCGGACGACCCGAATACCAGCCTGATTAAGATACGACAGTTTGGGGAATTGCTGGCGAAGCATGTTGCCACGCAGATGGGATTGTACGATACCGAGAAAGATGAAAGCCAGTACGAACTTCTACGCCGCTTGCGGGATGAAGGCGCATTGACTTATGAAACCTATCAATTATTTGGTGAGATTCGGAGGATGGGGAATGTAGCGAATCATGCCAATCAGGGAGACCAGGCAATCGCGCTGAACATCCTGAAAATGGGATGGCAGTTGGGCGTCTGGTTTCAGCGCACTTTTGTAAAAGCGGATTTCAAGGCGGCGGATTTTGTCGAACCCTCGGCGATCAGCGAAACAGATGCCTTGTTAGTAGAGCGGGAAAAGCTTGCGGAACAGGTTGAAAAAGCCACTGCCAAAGTGGAAGCCTTGCTCCAGAAACAACAAGCAGAAGCAGAGAAGAAACGATCCACCACATTTGAAAAATACCGAAGGGCTGCAACAACTGCCAGCCAGTTTGTGCGTTTGGATGAAGCCCAAACCCGCCAGATCATTGATGCGCAGTTACGTGCGGCAGGCTGGGAAGCGGATACAGTCAACCTGCGTTACAACAATGGGACACAACCCGAGCGCGGCAGGAATTTGGCGATTGCGGAATATCCCACTGCCAGCGGACCTGCGGATTATGTGTTGTTCATCGGGTTGATGCCCGTGGCAGTGGTGGAAGCCAAGCGCAAGAATGTAGATGTTTCAGCGGCATTGGTGCAGGCAAAGCGGTACAGCCGTGATATTTTCCTTATGGATGATATGCAAGCACCAGGTGATGGATGGGGTGAGTATAAGATTCCTTTTGCATTCTCTTCCAATGGGCGACCCTATTTGAAGCAACTGGAAACGCACAGTGGGATTTGGTTTGTGGATTTACGTCGCTCGACGAATTTGAGTCATGCATTGGATGGATGGTACACGCCCGAAGGTTTGAAGGAATTATTGAAACGTGATGAAGTGGCAGCTCATCAACAATTGGAAACAGAGTCATTTGATTATGGATTCACCCTGCGCTATTACCAGAAGGATGCCATTCGAGCTGCAGAAAACGGAATTGCGGAAGGTCGCCGCGAGATGTTATTGGCGATGGCAACTGGCACAGGCAAGACTAAAACCTGTATTGCGTTGATTTATCGTCTGTTGAAAGTACAGCGCTTCAAGCGGATTTTGTTCCTGGTGGATCGCGAAGCATTAGGCGAACAGGCTGCGAATGCTTTCAAAGACACGCGCATGGATAGCATTCAAAGTTTTGCCGATATTTTCGGAATCAAAGAACTCGACGAGACTACGCCAGATAGTGACACAGCGGTACAGATTGCCACGGTACAAGGAATGGTCAAGCGGGTTTTGTATCCGTCTGAGAATGTAACCCCGCCGGCAGTGGACCAATATGACTGCATTGTGGTGGATGAGTGTCATCGTGGATATTTGCTTGATCGTGAATTGTCGGACACAGAGCTTTCCTTCCGAAGTTATGAGGATTACATCTCGAAGTATCGGCGGGTGATCGAATACTTCGATGCGGTCAAGGTAGGGTTGACGGCTACACCTGCCTTGCACACGACTCAAATTTTCGGCGCACCAATCTATACCTACACTTATCGTGAAGCAGTGATTGACGGCTTCCTCATTGACCATGAACCGCCGATTCAAATCAAGACGAAGTTATTGAATGACGGAATCACCTGGCAGGCAGGTGAAGAGGTGAAGGTTTTTGACCCGCGCACTCAGCAGATTGATTTGCACATGCTGCCTGATGAAGTTCACCTAGATGTGGATTCATTTAATCGTCGGGTAATTACTCGTCCGTTCAATGAGGTGGTTTGCAAGTATCTGGCGCAGGAAATTGACCCATTCTCAAAACAGAAGACGCTTATCTTTTGTGTGAACGACAAACACGCAGACATGGTGGTGGACTTGCTCAAGCAAGCATTCCAGGCACAATATGGCAGCGTGGATGATGATGCCATCGTCAAGATTACGGGGACAGCAGATAAGCCGCTTGAGTTGATCCGCCGTTACAAGAACGAGCGCAACCCGACTATCTCGGTCACGGTGGATTTGCTAACTACAGGCGTGGATGTACCCGAGATTTGTAATATCGTATTTTTGCGACGTGTGAACAGTCGTATTCTGTTCGAGCAGATGTTGGGACGCGCTACCCGCCTATGCCCTGAAGTGGAAAAGGAAACGTTCCGTGTGTTCGATGCGGTGCGATTGTATGAAGCGCTTGAAGGCGTGACTGCGATGAAGCCTGTGGTGGTTGACCCGCAACTGACGTTCAGCCAGTTGATGGCAGAGATGACCAGTGTGAACGATGAAGCGGTGAAGAAACTGCTTAGGGAACAGTTTCTTGCCAAGTTTCAGAGAAAGAAGCGCCGCCTAAGCGAGGACAATGCGCGGGATTTTGAATCCGTTGCAGGCTTAAGTCCAGAGGCGTTTGGTCAGAAGTTGAGTCAGATGTCTTTGAATGAAGTGGCAGGTTGGTTTACGGAAAATACGCAATTGGGAGAAATCCTGGACCGCATTAATCCAGACCAGCGCCCGATGTTGATCTCGGAGCATCCCGATGCGTTCGTAGGGGCGGAACGTGGTTATGGGGCGGCAGAAAAGCCCGAAGATTATTTGAAATCATTTGGTGAGTTTATCAAGACACACCGTGATGAAATTCCAGCACTGTTGACAGTGCTGACTCGTCCGCGTGAGTTGACCCGCAAGCAGTTGCGCGAACTGGCGATGGAGTTGGATCGGGCGGGGTTCAGTGAAGCGAACATCACCACTGCCTGGCGCGAAATGACCAACCAGGATGTTGCGGCACATATCGTTGGCTTTATCCGTCACCTGGCAACGGGTGACCCGCTTGTGCCGTATGAACAGCGGGTGGATTGGGCGTTGAGCCAGATACTTGTGGCTCGTCAATGGAGACAGCCTCAACGGGATTGGTTGATGAAAATTGCGGCGCAGACGAAAGCAAACGTCATTGTGGATCGCGATGCATTGGATGACCCCGATTTGATTTTCTCCCGCGAAGGCGGCGGATTCACGAGGCTCGACAAGATGTTTGACGGACAACTGGCGAATACGCTTGAAACATTTAATGACTTACTATGGAAAAAGGACACCACTCAATGA
- a CDS encoding N-6 DNA methylase — MTPQKKKQAVSKKEIKTSNKTITNDAVVSQSLTTVKAGTVTEAIVAKLWNLCNVLKDDGVTYHQYVTELTYLLFLKMAKETNTEGQLPDGYRWDDLEHESAATRLDTYRKLLIHLGNHGSLLVREIFANASSFIKKPTTLSILVTEIDKLDWYNARREGMGDLYEGLLEKNANEKKSGAGQYFTPRPLIDSMVAVMKPRLDDIVQDPAAGTGGFLIAANRYIRDNSDPDSWTESQQRKYRRNTFYGMEFVQDTHRLALMNLMLHGLDSDPTAAGIRYGDTLSPEGEQLPKATLILTNPPFGTKKGGGLPTRTDFTFPTSNKQFAFLQHIYRGLKPGGRAAVVLPDNVLFEANTGRQIRTDLMDKCNLHTILRLPTGIFYAQGVKTNVLFFTRGETEKGNTKEVWVYDLRANMPAFGKRTELKQGHFKPFEDCYGDEPTYLAEREMRKETERFRRFARDWVAGRGDNLDIAWLKDDSETAAEDLPEPEALAEEALGELEAAIAEIRSILIELGDEVGSE; from the coding sequence ATGACGCCACAGAAAAAGAAGCAGGCTGTTAGTAAGAAAGAAATAAAAACATCCAATAAAACAATAACGAATGATGCGGTTGTCTCTCAATCCTTAACCACAGTCAAGGCAGGAACCGTCACAGAGGCTATTGTTGCCAAATTGTGGAATTTGTGCAACGTGCTCAAAGACGATGGCGTGACCTATCATCAATATGTCACTGAATTGACTTACCTGCTCTTTCTCAAGATGGCGAAGGAAACCAACACTGAAGGTCAATTACCAGATGGTTACCGATGGGATGATTTGGAACATGAAAGTGCTGCGACACGCCTGGATACTTACAGAAAACTTCTTATCCATTTGGGCAATCATGGTTCTTTGTTGGTGCGCGAGATTTTCGCCAATGCAAGTTCGTTCATCAAGAAACCCACCACGCTTTCGATTTTGGTGACAGAGATTGACAAACTAGATTGGTATAACGCTCGTCGCGAAGGTATGGGTGACCTATACGAAGGCTTGCTTGAAAAGAATGCTAATGAGAAGAAGTCAGGGGCAGGACAATATTTCACGCCACGTCCACTGATTGATAGCATGGTCGCGGTGATGAAGCCGAGGCTGGATGACATTGTTCAAGACCCTGCCGCAGGTACGGGTGGATTCTTGATTGCCGCCAATCGCTATATTCGAGATAATAGCGACCCCGATTCATGGACGGAATCCCAGCAGCGCAAATATCGTCGCAATACGTTTTACGGCATGGAATTTGTACAGGATACGCACCGTCTGGCGCTGATGAACCTCATGCTGCATGGTCTCGATTCAGACCCTACTGCGGCTGGCATCCGGTATGGAGATACCCTCTCCCCTGAGGGCGAGCAATTACCCAAAGCCACACTCATCCTCACCAATCCGCCGTTTGGGACAAAGAAGGGCGGAGGTTTGCCTACGCGGACCGATTTCACCTTTCCCACGAGCAACAAACAGTTTGCGTTTTTACAACACATCTATCGTGGGCTGAAACCTGGTGGGCGTGCCGCGGTGGTTCTGCCCGACAATGTACTCTTTGAAGCCAACACGGGCAGGCAGATCCGCACTGACTTGATGGACAAGTGCAACCTGCACACCATTTTGCGCCTGCCTACGGGTATCTTTTATGCGCAGGGCGTGAAGACCAATGTACTATTCTTTACACGCGGTGAAACAGAAAAGGGCAACACGAAGGAAGTGTGGGTGTATGACTTGCGCGCTAACATGCCAGCCTTTGGTAAACGGACTGAATTAAAGCAAGGTCACTTTAAGCCGTTTGAAGATTGCTACGGTGATGAGCCAACATACCTAGCCGAAAGAGAAATGAGAAAAGAAACGGAACGCTTCCGCCGTTTCGCACGGGACTGGGTAGCGGGACGCGGCGACAATTTGGATATTGCCTGGTTGAAAGATGATTCCGAAACCGCTGCCGAAGATTTGCCCGAACCTGAAGCATTGGCAGAAGAAGCCTTAGGCGAACTCGAAGCAGCAATAGCGGAGATCCGCAGTATCTTGATTGAGTTGGGCGATGAGGTGGGCAGTGAGTGA
- a CDS encoding restriction endonuclease subunit S: MRWAVSDLPIGWVETKLGEVVNYGKTEKVEPKNIPANAWILELEDIEKDTSRLLQRLTFAQRDSKSTKNAFKKDDVLYGKLRPYLNKIIVADRDGFCTTEIIPIKPNEAIIGRYLFYWLKNPEFLNHVNSVSYGLNMPRLGTKDGLAAPLVLAPLDEQKRIAEKLDSLLARVDSCQLHLERVPQILKRFRQSVLAVATSGRLTEDWRDEHTNLPKYRTVTLREVATGFNYGTSAKSQRSGNIPVLRMGNIQDGKLDWNDLVFTSDKDEIEKYKLVKGDVLFNRTNSPEWVGKTAVYKDEQPAIYAGYLVRVKCGDELLPDFLNYCLNSPMGRDWRWRVKSDGVSQSNINAQKLADFEFELPPVEEQTEIVRRVEKLFAYAERLEARYYSASEQVERLTPSLLAKAFRGELVEQDPNDESAEGVMEKVKARREDISPQKTGPRRERKG; this comes from the coding sequence ATGAGGTGGGCAGTGAGTGATTTGCCGATTGGTTGGGTTGAAACAAAACTTGGCGAAGTTGTTAATTATGGCAAAACAGAAAAGGTTGAGCCGAAAAATATACCTGCCAATGCTTGGATATTAGAACTTGAAGATATTGAAAAAGACACTTCACGTCTTTTACAGCGTTTAACTTTTGCTCAAAGGGATTCAAAGAGCACAAAAAATGCTTTCAAAAAGGACGATGTTTTATATGGAAAACTCCGCCCGTATCTAAACAAAATTATTGTTGCCGACCGAGATGGTTTTTGCACAACTGAGATCATTCCGATAAAACCAAATGAAGCAATTATTGGACGTTATTTGTTTTACTGGCTCAAGAATCCAGAATTCCTGAATCATGTAAATTCAGTGAGTTACGGATTGAACATGCCGAGACTTGGAACAAAAGATGGTCTTGCTGCACCGCTTGTTTTAGCCCCGCTCGACGAACAAAAACGCATTGCCGAAAAACTCGATTCCCTGCTCGCTCGCGTGGACTCGTGCCAGTTGCACCTGGAACGCGTCCCGCAAATTCTCAAACGATTCCGCCAGTCCGTTCTTGCAGTGGCTACGTCAGGTCGCTTGACGGAGGATTGGAGGGATGAACACACCAACTTACCAAAGTATCGGACTGTGACTTTACGAGAAGTCGCTACAGGTTTTAATTACGGTACATCTGCCAAATCTCAGAGATCTGGAAATATCCCTGTTTTGCGAATGGGAAATATTCAAGATGGAAAACTGGATTGGAATGATTTGGTTTTTACATCAGACAAAGATGAAATTGAAAAGTATAAATTGGTAAAGGGTGATGTCTTGTTTAACCGAACCAATAGCCCAGAATGGGTTGGGAAAACTGCTGTTTATAAAGATGAACAACCAGCAATATATGCAGGGTACTTAGTTCGAGTCAAATGCGGCGATGAGCTTCTGCCTGATTTTCTAAATTACTGCTTGAATAGTCCGATGGGACGCGACTGGCGTTGGCGAGTTAAATCTGATGGCGTTAGTCAATCAAATATCAATGCTCAAAAATTGGCGGATTTTGAATTTGAACTTCCTCCAGTTGAAGAACAAACCGAAATCGTGCGGCGCGTCGAGAAGCTGTTTGCCTACGCTGAACGTCTCGAAGCCCGCTACTATTCCGCATCCGAACAGGTCGAACGGCTGACGCCGTCCCTGCTGGCGAAGGCGTTCCGCGGGGAGTTGGTGGAGCAGGACCCGAATGATGAGTCCGCGGAGGGAGTGATGGAGAAGGTCAAGGCAAGGCGGGAGGATATCTCGCCGCAGAAGACGGGTCCACGTAGGGAGAGGAAGGGATAA